Proteins encoded in a region of the Scyliorhinus torazame isolate Kashiwa2021f chromosome 1, sScyTor2.1, whole genome shotgun sequence genome:
- the mzt2b gene encoding mitotic-spindle organizing protein 2 isoform X1 yields MAVPQQIGSSALEAQQTLLATVSGNVQKYTGKKKKILSAEELELYELSQAAGIVMDQEVFKIIVDLLKMNVAPLAVFQMLKAMCAGHRLAEMSSTETPSTMTQSNLADSREHSFISAKNSKIPALSFSSTLRSPRLATKIVVYNPADACSPLSQGPPGSFQFSCCLFSPFSGCVY; encoded by the exons ATGGCTGTACCACAGCAGATTGGGAGTTCCGCCCTAGAAGCCCAGCAGACCCTCCTGGCCACGGTCAGTGGAAATGTACAGAAGTATACAGGCAAGAAGAAGAAGATCCTCAGTGCAGAAGAGCTGGAGCTGTATGAACTCTCACAAGCTGCTGGTATTGTCATGGACCAGGAAGTGTTCAA GATAATCGTAGATCTGTTGAAGATGAACGTAGCTCCATTGGCAGTATTCCAGATGTTAAAAGCCATGTGTGCAGGACACCGACTGGCTGAGATGTCATCAACTGAGACACCGTCCACAATGACACAGAGCAACCTGGCGGACTCCAGAG AACATTCGTTTATCTCCGCAAAGAACAGTaaaatcccagcactctccttttCCTCTACCCTTCGATCTCCGAGGCTAGCCACTAAGATTGTGGTCTACAACCCTGCTGATGCTTGCTCACCTCTCTCTCAAGGTCCCCCTGGTTCCTTCCAGTTTTCTTGCTGCCTGTTCTCGCCCTTCTCAGGTTGCGTTTATTAG